A single Meles meles chromosome 20, mMelMel3.1 paternal haplotype, whole genome shotgun sequence DNA region contains:
- the LOC123932917 gene encoding protein ATP6V1FNB-like, with amino-acid sequence MGVQGPPPKGDKAWEAQTAPRGPAIQTRPGGLEMRQVPASTLQLLFQGISHNGQGRASYLRERHRQKPEEKFLYPVLSSWEYGWHMGDIMKDTRAPTYARCQPISKTFYIKSSIFHFPRRTDQLS; translated from the exons ATGGGCGTCCAGGGCCCCCCACCCAAGGGAGACAAGGCCTGGGAGGCCCAAACAGCCCCTCGGGGGCCAGCAATCCAGACCAGGCCAGGGGGCTTAGAAATGAGGCAGGTCCCCGCCAGCACCTTGCAGCTGCTCTTCCAAGGCATCTCCCACAATGGCCAAGGCCGGGCCTCGTACCTCCGTGAGCGGCATCGGCAGAAGCCAGAGGAGAAGTTTCTGTACCCGGTCTTGTCATCCTGGGAGTACGGCTGGCACATGG GGGACATCATGAAGGACACCAGGGCTCCAACATATGCCAGGTGCCAGCCCATCTCAAAGACCTTTTACATCAAGAGTAGCATCTTCCATTTTCCACGGCGAACAGACCAGCTAAGCTGA